Proteins encoded together in one Entomobacter blattae window:
- the lon gene encoding endopeptidase La, with protein MAILPLRDIVIFPYMIVPLFVGREKSVRALEAVTKENGRIFLVSQKDATIDDPSVEDIYRFGTIATILQLLKLPDGTVKVLVEGIQRGKIKKFVEQDNYFKAEIEEITSNFSGNTEETEALARSVLTQFEHYIKLNKKVAPEVLVSLNQITDPSKLADTVASHLNLKISEKQDVLEIVSVNERLERVFAHMEAEIGVLQVEKRIRNRVKRQMEKTQREYYLNEQLKAIQKELGEGEDGKDELAELEEKIKKTRLSKEAHEKALSDLKKLRGMSPMSAESTVVRNYLDWLLGIPWKKRTKVSNDLAYAEKILDADHYGLEKVKERILEYLAVQSRSSKIKGPILCLVGPPGVGKTSLARSIAKSTGRNYVRVSLGGVRDEAEIRGHRRTYIGAMPGKIIQGMKKAKSSNPLFLMDEIDKLGADWRGDPSSALLEVLDPEQNATFVDHYLEVDYDLSDVMFVTTANSLNMPQPLLDRMEIIRISGYTEDEKIEIAKRHLIEKQGQAHSLKPHEWSVSDDALRELVRTYTREAGVRSLEREIANLARKAVKEIVTGKAKTVHITKKNLERYAGVKRFHYGETELEDMVGIVTGLAWTEVGGEILTIESVMVPGKGNVKSTGKLGDVMQESVSAAFSYLKSRCLSYGIAPTLFEKHDFHVHVPEGATPKDGPSAGIAMVTTLVSVMTGIPIRRDIAMTGEITLRGRVLPIGGLKEKLLAALRAGIKTVCFPKENEKDLKELPSTIKKSLNLVPVSHVDEVIGYALVRKPQPIEWEETPVGDTVSGQKQSPSESSLPH; from the coding sequence ATGGCGATTCTTCCTCTGAGAGATATCGTTATTTTTCCATATATGATTGTACCTCTTTTTGTAGGGCGCGAGAAATCGGTAAGAGCGCTCGAAGCTGTTACGAAGGAAAATGGTCGTATCTTTTTGGTTAGCCAGAAAGATGCCACAATAGATGATCCGTCTGTTGAGGATATTTATCGATTTGGAACAATCGCTACAATTCTTCAATTGTTGAAGCTCCCCGATGGTACTGTAAAAGTATTGGTTGAAGGTATTCAGCGCGGGAAGATCAAAAAATTTGTTGAGCAAGACAATTATTTTAAAGCTGAAATTGAAGAGATTACTTCTAATTTTTCTGGAAACACCGAAGAGACAGAAGCGCTTGCGCGATCGGTTTTAACCCAGTTTGAGCATTATATAAAACTTAATAAAAAAGTTGCTCCTGAAGTTCTGGTTTCACTCAACCAGATTACAGACCCATCAAAATTGGCAGATACAGTTGCAAGCCATTTGAACCTTAAGATTTCTGAGAAGCAAGATGTACTGGAGATTGTTTCAGTTAATGAGCGTCTTGAGCGTGTTTTTGCCCACATGGAAGCAGAAATAGGGGTTCTTCAGGTTGAAAAGCGCATTCGAAACCGTGTTAAACGGCAAATGGAAAAGACTCAGCGGGAGTATTACCTAAACGAGCAGCTTAAAGCGATTCAGAAAGAACTGGGTGAGGGAGAAGACGGTAAGGATGAATTGGCTGAGCTTGAAGAGAAAATCAAGAAGACACGTTTAAGTAAAGAAGCCCATGAAAAGGCGCTTTCTGATTTAAAAAAATTACGTGGTATGAGCCCTATGTCTGCAGAGTCAACAGTGGTTCGTAACTATCTTGACTGGTTGTTGGGTATTCCTTGGAAAAAACGCACAAAGGTTTCAAATGATTTAGCTTATGCCGAAAAAATTCTAGATGCGGACCATTACGGATTAGAGAAAGTAAAAGAAAGAATTCTTGAATATCTTGCTGTTCAAAGTCGATCTTCGAAGATTAAAGGTCCTATTTTGTGTCTGGTTGGCCCTCCAGGTGTGGGTAAAACATCTTTAGCACGTTCAATTGCCAAATCCACAGGGCGGAATTATGTCCGTGTTTCCTTGGGAGGCGTTAGGGATGAAGCCGAGATTCGTGGCCATAGAAGAACGTATATTGGAGCTATGCCTGGAAAAATTATTCAGGGGATGAAAAAGGCTAAATCTTCTAATCCACTTTTTCTTATGGATGAGATAGATAAACTCGGAGCTGATTGGAGAGGAGATCCTTCATCAGCCTTGCTTGAAGTGTTAGATCCAGAACAGAATGCGACTTTTGTAGATCATTATCTAGAGGTTGATTATGACCTTTCAGATGTTATGTTTGTTACAACGGCCAATAGCCTCAACATGCCTCAGCCTTTACTGGATCGGATGGAGATTATCAGAATCAGTGGCTATACTGAAGATGAGAAAATTGAAATTGCCAAAAGGCACCTTATTGAAAAGCAAGGACAAGCCCATAGTCTTAAGCCCCATGAATGGTCGGTCAGTGATGATGCTCTAAGAGAGTTAGTCCGCACCTATACTCGAGAGGCAGGTGTGAGGAGCTTGGAGCGTGAAATTGCTAATCTTGCCCGTAAAGCTGTAAAGGAAATCGTAACAGGAAAAGCCAAAACGGTTCATATTACCAAAAAGAACCTTGAGCGCTATGCGGGTGTTAAACGCTTCCACTACGGCGAAACCGAATTGGAAGATATGGTGGGTATTGTTACGGGGTTAGCCTGGACCGAAGTGGGAGGAGAGATTCTTACCATTGAGAGTGTTATGGTTCCTGGTAAGGGGAATGTTAAAAGCACAGGGAAGCTGGGCGATGTTATGCAAGAAAGTGTATCTGCAGCTTTTTCGTACCTCAAGAGCCGTTGTCTTTCTTATGGCATAGCTCCCACTCTGTTTGAAAAGCATGATTTTCATGTTCACGTTCCAGAAGGAGCAACTCCAAAAGATGGTCCTTCTGCTGGGATAGCGATGGTTACCACTCTAGTCAGTGTGATGACCGGCATCCCAATTCGTCGGGATATTGCAATGACAGGTGAGATCACCTTAAGGGGGCGTGTGCTTCCAATAGGTGGCCTTAAAGAAAAGCTTTTGGCAGCCTTAAGGGCGGGAATAAAAACAGTTTGTTTCCCTAAAGAAAATGAGAAAGACTTAAAAGAGCTCCCGTCTACAATTAAGAAAAGCTTGAATCTTGTGCCTGTTTCGCATGTCGATGAAGTTATTGGTTATGCTTTAGTTCGTAAACCGCAACCTATTGAATGGGAAGAGACTCCAGTAGGAGATACGGTATCGGGCCAAAAACAGTCACCCTCTGAGTCTTCTTTGCCACATTAG